From the Brienomyrus brachyistius isolate T26 chromosome 23, BBRACH_0.4, whole genome shotgun sequence genome, the window CAACTAGCACCAGAATGCCTGCatccagcccaccccccccctccccagccctctctctctcttagtgCAAGGCTGTCAGCGTTGTAGAGAGCCAGTGAGCTGTAAAATCGCACAAATTGCTCCTGTCTCGCGTCGGGTCCAGTGGCAGAGGGGGAggaagagggagggggggggctgatttTATGCTTCAACACTTCGGAGCCCTCTCTTCCAGTCCACCCCACACGCACGcctgcacgcacacacgcacacacgcacacacgtacacacaccgCAGTGCATCTTTTAACCGcagcccacctcccccccccaccccccaaaagctTAAGGAATCGGGTCAATTCACAGAGCAATGCAAGGTTCAGCAGCCCAGCCAGCGATAAAATCCCCGGGCTTGGCAGAGCAATTTGGGCCCTTTTGAGAAACGCTGCCTCCGTTCAAAGAGAATGAGGCAGAGCGAGGCTCCCGCTGCTGAGTCCCTCCTGTCAGTGTGCAGTGCAAAGCCGCTCTTTACGCAGGGATGGAATGTTACTGAAATGCTGTTATTCCTATTATTGCCATAACTTTGATGTATTTCTGCATTCTAGCAATTGCAAAAATTACATGGCAGATTTTTCTTTTACTTCACAAGTGTGAAAATTAGCTGGAAGGGTGACAGGCCAATCTCCCCTCCCCGCCCCAAAGCATGCCCTAAAATGGAATGCAGGCATGTTTTGCACATGCATCACAATATCACATACTGCTATCTGAGTGCTAAGATTATAAATATTTGAAACATTGTATCGCTTTTTTTATTGACCAGGCCTGTATTAAGGTATTGACATTTAGAATGTGTCAGTATGGATTTTTCATAcccatgtaatatattcttgCGTGAGTAAAAAGCCACATACTTTTACATCAAATTCAGCATTACATAAACAACGTTAACTCATCACACAGAAGAGTGTCGTCAGATAGTGCCTGTCTATGACTATGTGAATGACGCTAATCTATTAGGCCAAGCTGCCCTTCATCATCAGTAATATTTGAACATTAATGAATATCCACGGCTTATATACAAATCATCACACCAGGATAGGCTAGAATTGCTTCCCAGGTGCCAACAACAACATTGTGTGCCTTTGTTGTAATGTGATATTACCGTAAGACAAAATTGTCGACATTGTCGATTTTTCAAAAAAATTTTACTTTTGAGACCATCTTCCGCTGATAGTTTGAAGTGCAAAGTTCTCTAAGTGGCACCGGAAAAGTGGCCTGACTCTGCAACtggaccccaagcttcactctcactgtgtatgtgtgtgtgtgtctcaaaggagagctaGATGTGACATTCCAAGAGAAGCATTGCCAGCTGTTcaagtgcaaatggcaaattaaAAGGATCATTTAATTTCATCTCATTTCGAGTAAAGCTCAATGCAACGGAACGCCCCCTATTGGAAATATTTACCTTGTCTTAAATTCTTTGATACCGGTGTGCAATAGCTCCCTCTTGTGGTTATCATTTGTATGCCATGTCACTAATAGCCAAGACTTTATTTTTACACATATATTTTTAAACGGGTCTCCCGTATACAGTTCAACATGTCTTACACCTTAATGTCTCATTGGACAGGTAACGGGATAAATATGTACTACATATTATCAGTAATTCTGACACCTGTTATAAAAAGACCAGCATAATACCAATAATATTTCAGTTTTGGACAATATATAAAAACCCACACTTGTGCTGGATATTTGGTTGAAAGCTCAATGGATGggcaaaacaaaatatttaatttcactttAATAAGTGTAATTTTGCACTGCTGTTGGGAGCGACTGAAGAGAGGGTTGTGCGGCTGAACTGGTCAATCCTCCACACCAGTGGTTAGATGGTTGCCAGTTCGAGCCCGCCCTTGGCCGaagagtcacatgtctgtggtcctttgagcaaggcccataacccccagctctatggctgctgctgcccttggccaccaaacttcctctcacctaCATGCTTGGCATGGAGAGCAAAACGGGCGAATCAGAAAGGgaattccccacagggatcagtacaGTGTCATTAGTATTGAAATATACTGTGCATCTGGAGTACAATAGCCAGCTGAACATCAAAAACAAAAGATACCCACAATAAGGAGCTTTACACTGACAAATTTGTTTATTGTGTATACAATATATTTCCTAGGACACAAAAAAAGACTCAAATAATGCATTAGAAAAATAATCATTTATAAATGCAATACTGCTATATAGTCTAAATGGTGACACAACTGATAATAGAATATAGAGTAAAGTGCAAAAAAACCATTCTGAGCAAATAGATACAGTGCAAAGAAGTTTCAGGTCAATACTGAACTGGAACAAGAATTGTACTTAAAATTGGTTCATTCCAATTCAATAAAATATATAGCTGgagaaaataaaaacacttgGTAAAAAAGGCCAACATTATGAAAAAGATTATGCAAAacttggataaggtaggaatgATTAATCTTGGGTTGGATGCTTCTTCCTCACCGATCACAAACAGCATGGTGTGGCACACCGCCacctcccacaatgcacctctTCTCTGAATCCAGACGTCCACTTGCATGTCAGGTCTGGGACTCAGTTGCTGGTGAGTAAACTGCGTGAGGAAAGCAACACACCCGTCCTGATTTTCCTTCTACACACAGTTGACGGCCGCCTCGGAGGTCTCCCCCCTTGGACCCACTGAGTAAAGGCACCTAAAGGCTGAGGCAGACTGAGGGTTTGCCTTCTCCCACAAGTGGTTAGCGGGAGCCAAACATTGAGCTCCTTGTGCTAGATCTGTAGAACATTCCAACGACTTCTCCAACCCTATCCTGAGGAAGCTGGAGAATGTTTCTCAGCTGTTTTCTTCTCTTGATGTGTACCTCGGGTTTCTATTTAATTTAACAAAACAATGTCAGAGCTATCTTCTTAAAcataaatatgtacaaaatCTCATTTTGTAATATGGGGTGGGAACCTTCTTCATGGCTGGGAATCACCTTACATGGCACTCCGAAGTGAGAGGTGACTTTAAATTCAGCAGACACTGCAGCCCTGAAGTCTGCTCTCCACCACCAGGCAACATCATAAAAGGAACCTTCGGATGCGTCGAGGAGCAACGTCTGCATTTCATCAGAATGTTCTGGACCATCAGCAGATGATTCTGCTGAACCAAAACACTTGCAGCCACAGCGCACTGAGGAACATGTTAGAGAATCATTCGCAGTTTTCTGGTTTCCATTGTCCTTTTTTCTCAAGAGATTCTTTTGGTCTGTAAGTGTTTTTCTATAAGGTTTATACACCCACCTGCTGATGGGAATTAGATCATTTTAGCTAGAGTCTGATGATCCCTGATGCACAAAGGCAGCGGTGGCCTAAACACCAGGCTTGTATCCTGATGCACGAgcctttgctggggggggggggggggggcaaaaaggATAGGGAATTCTGGGACAGAAGCGTCAGCCAATGCAGAGAGATGCAGATCACGGTTGGTGAGTAGCGGGGTTCTAGGAGAAAAACACAACACAAGTGCTGGTTAGTTTTCTCGGTATAAGTAGCAGGTCAAGCTGCCATTGACTTGCTTAAGATTTGTGGGGTTTTGTGGGCGGATAACAGATGGGGGGGGTGACGGACACCTTGGCCTGCGGGCCGAGAATGATGGTATTCAGCATTTTCTCATCTTGCCGTCTAGACAACCCATCCCTCCAACCTTCTTGTCTGCTGGCTACAGGCTCCTGGaaagaaatattaaaatatggcAGAACATAAGATCTTGTAGCTATCACAAAGGAGATACAAATATGGTACGTTTTAGCTCCCCCTGCAGGCGAATTTAGAATTGCTAGAATATACTTTTGCTGGCGTAAATGGAGACTTCGATACATTCCTCCTCCGAGGGATACAAAAGAAAAACTGTCTCAGAGTTCTGGCTCTTGTGTATTCAGGACGCTAATCGTGTGGATCGATAGTCCTTCCTCACCTGGGTGTCAGCATGGCAGAGAGCCTTGCACCCGTAAACTATACTCAGCACAGTGATGATGAGGTTCAGGCTGGAGAGGAACAGCACAATCCCCTGTTAACAGGAACAGAATCCATTAAAGGCAAGAGGCACGGAGCAAGCTGAGGATGAGATGGGAAGTGAGGTTGCTCTGAGGAAGGTAGCCAAATCAAAGCAAACCAAAACATCATTAAAATGTTCAGCGTGCAACCTTAAGATGTGCTGgacatttagtacaaatataagCATATAACATAAACAGTTCTAACAATGGCtgacttgggggggggacagtgtATAACAGTTGTATTTTCAGTAATGTGCCTGTTAGTGAAATGCAATAagttttgtataaatgtgattATAACACTAAATTGGCTGGCTTCCTGGAACCCGTCTCTATGGTAACTGCGcccaaggccccccccccccaacatgagGCTGACAACAATGTCAATTTTTCTACATAGATGGAAAAACTGGAGCAGACATCGAGAAAAGCCACGACAAGAGGGGAGTGTGGACTCCCAAAAGGCGGGTAGCCCCACTTTACTTACGCTACACAAGCCGCAGAAGACAAAAAGTCTGTCGATGACGATGCTGGCGAGGGCCATGATGGCGCTGAGGGAGCTGGTGACGACAGCCGCTATGATCTACAGCACAGGAGTAAACATCCCGTAAAAAGCGAGGTCCACCGACGTTTGCTACAGCATCAGCGTCGCTCACGTCTCCCTGAATAAACACAAGCCAAGCTGTCCTCTGCCCctcatttgctaaataaataatctgATAGTGAACATATTCAATTAGCTCTCAGACACTCGGACATTAATCGGTCATTTATCGTGCCTTAATGGCCAACGTTTCTGGGTGAATACTGGCCATTCAGGAaggaaaatgtaatattttaatgaGCCGGTCCCTCATAATGATCACGAGCCTCATTAGTGCAAATACATGCGGATCACAGGAacgttccagagcccaagaaGCGGGACTGATCCCAGCACGTGCAGACTGAACAGGTTCCACAGAGGCAGGTGCGCTCCACATACCAGCTTATTTCCCCTGGCAAAGGCAGACACCAACCCGCTGATGATACACTGGAAAAGATGAGATTTTAGGAAAAACTCAGTGTTTCCCCCCATAAATCATCCTTCCAGTGTCTGACTGTTTCCTAAAAATTCTAAGCCACTTGTAAGTCATCCTCTCAGTCACTTCAGTACAGACACAAAGCTAATTACGCGTTTAGATTTACGGTGTAAGTTCATTGGCGATGGTGCCACTGTTAAACTCTATCACAGGCACCATAAAAATGAGCAACGGGGGCCAACTGGGCAGCAATACATCTGGAAAATGTACAAGAAGCCCTGTTACTAATGGCACTGATGTAATTAATTGTCCTGCTAATTGcctatttgtttttctttttttttttagttttattgACTGCAAAGACACCAATCAGTTAAGAAAAACTTGTTTGTTTTTCGTTGTTTTTCGATAATTTATCATGATTTTTGCctttaaattacaaaaaaacatgTACTTTCAATAGAGTGTGTAGATTTTTAATATCCACCGTATGGGCATAAGTTCATAACCTGAAGGTCCCAGCagggcaggggtgtcaaactgcagtcctggggggccagagccctgtgtagctcagctctTTTCCTGTTctaccataaatgattcagttcTACAGctatgtggtaattagcacaaagaGGTGCGAGGAGTTGAATCAGGGgagttaaatgaggggaaaccccaaAATGTGCAGGCctttggccccccaggactgggtttgacacccctgcgATAGGGGGCTGTATTCTACTAGCCATGAGAATGGTACTAAAACAGGTACTGGTCCAGTTCGGTACCTGGCTGTGTAAAGATGGAAGTCTTGTTATTGAAACCACAAAATATTTGCATACTCACCATTACGCTAAAAACCAAAGAAATCGTGATGAAAACAGCGGGGATGCCATGCAACAGTAGGTATGTAAAGAAGACCGTGGCAAGGCCTCCAACTCCGATTAAAACCTGTATGCTcttcgagagagagagaggaaaaatCCCCATCAAAAGCACAGCCTGGGAAACATAACAGTTCACATTCACAGCAATGCAGTGCCGGCGGCGGCCTTCACACGTGGGTTTGGTTGGCCGAAACTGTAAATGTGTCAAAGTGAAAATGTCATGTGCGGCATCGCAGGATTTCTGTTACAATCTCAGGAACGACTAGATACAGTAAAAACCATGGAGCTTATTATATTATAGAGTCAGTGATTCTGCTTGTTTGTGAAATGCCCACTGCCTCTACGATACTGTCCTTGGCATAGTTACTGTCTCTGTACGACAGTCAATTTTACCCTCTTCTAAACTCATCCAGCATTAAAACCGCATCACGCTCTCAATGCATGTGTGAACCCAGAAACAAAGAGATTAATATGCTAATCGCATAAGCTGCACTGCAATAGCGAAACAGCCTTAGCATGGCCCAGTATCGATGATGGAACACGTATCGCTACCCTGATTTAAGTCACAGCAGGAAGTGCAACCTAAGCAAGGGGGGTGGATTGGCTGATTAGGATGCTATGCTTATGATCactaggttgttggttcaaatccccttaaccccaattgttaTGGGGAAAGGCACCTAATCTAACAGGTGGTCCAAAGCTTTTATCATGTCATTTGATGTCCTCACCGCTACAGCTTTGGTATTCCCCTTTGAGAAGATGGCCCGATCCTTGGGCTGCCGGCTGCGATTCTGGCCCCGCCTGGCAGGGCGCGGTGCCGGTCGCCACATCTGCGGGTACACCTGGCTGGTGATCATGGCGGAGATGGCAGCAGCCGCATGACTGGACATCCTGGATCTTGGTAGGATCGGGCACATGGGACACAtcaggcacacacacaaatcacacTGCAAATCATCCCCCTTCTACCCACAAATAAAACAGCACCCTCTCAAAGGGGTGCAAGTCTCCCCAAAACGGAGCTACATTTTCATGCAAACGCTTGacaaacagtgaagacatttgTTAATTTCAAAATACTAGCCCTGTTTTACTCATACCACTCAGCTGCCTATCAAAATCTTAAGCAGTTGAATAAACCTCATGCTGTAAATCAACCTTTTAGAGACACAACTGTTATATATAAGTTGATATGCATCTGCAGTATGCAATTTAAACAACTGTTTTAAAACCCAGTTTCATTACAAGTGTGCTAATGAAAAACACATGTCAGTTTGTAACTGGCTAACTTTTAATCCCGCTCATATCTGTCATTATACAAGCATCATGATATTCCATCAAGCACACAAGacctataataataattagaatAATACGTCACCGTTAATAACACAATACACTTAAAGATAGAAATATTCCTGTCTGTAGAATGGTGTGCTGATAAATGCAACAGGGCATGCGTCCTTAACCAGCTTTCTAAACAGCGGTGAATCACAGTCTGCTGTCATCACGCagctttcttcacactgtttccaGCCGAAGTCCTCGCCTTGGCCTACTTTTTGGTGGCACCCCTGGAAAAATGGCTGCTAAGAATGCGCGATGGGCGAGTCTCCCGATGTAAGGAAGGACGCCTGTGTCAGACGCCCCCAGGAACGGGCAATAACATTTATATGCTTTCCAAGATCCTTTTTCCCGTCGAGGAAAAGGCTGGAGAAGTGCGGCGGTGATCGCGACGACGCCGGCGACCGAGCCGCAAAAGAAAGAAGCGAAAAAGCGCAGCTATATTGAAAGAAAATCGCAACTTACTGTATATTGTGTGTATCTTTAATTACGGGGTGGGCGCAGAGCTGACTGAAAGCGGCACGCCTGTTAGATGCTAAAATACTTTGAAAGCCTCAGCCTTTTAAAGGCGTATTACAGCATGTTTTGGGGGGGCTGCATAGTTTTTCACTTCATTTTTCATTGTTGATCATTCTATTTATAAACCTGGTGCTTCCATGTGTTGAATGTTACAAGACAAACTAAACAAACGAACAGCACATTATAATATATTCTTTACGGCGatgtttttggaaaataaatgCTCAGTTTGTACCGACTATTCGCTTCGCAACTTTTGATTCCATTATAGGAGTCGATTTTAGAATAGCGGCCATTCTTCAAAGCTGTCTTgaaccattttttaaaatgaacatTATTTGCAGGGTAAAAGCCGTGAAATTGCAAATGAATAGTGAACTGAGCTCAGGTTACAGAACAAATATTTGCTTAGCGCTAAATATGGGGGGTTATGAATTTGCACCCAGTTTATTCTAAGACAGCGCAGTACCGTTATATCTATAAAATGGGCTTCTTTAGTTatatttgcaaaataaattttattttaaaatctaaCATCATTAGTTTTTAAGGATTACATTGTCATTTTGACTATATTCATGTCCCCTGCTGACTTTCAAGCCACCGAACATAGTAACACCAGCCTCTCGTCTGGTCTGCTTTTCTTCTGTTATATGACAACGTGAAAAAAGAATTTTTCATTAGAAAACATACCGATTATTTATGATACAACTTTTGTTTTTCTCATAATTTATCCCCAAATACATGCAAATGGCACGTCTCCCAACTTTAAAAAAAGTTTCCTTTTTTCGGATGTACTCCGATATTAAAGGTAGTTTCTTTGAGAAACGCACAGGTATCTTTCAGACAGACCTTTCAGCCTATGTCCAGGGACGCCATTATTAAACCCAGACATTATAAGGGTCGCTGTTTGCAGGAAAAAACGCGTGGTATATGATATGGAAAACCTTTGACTCAAGGAAGGAAAACTAATATTTCCCGGTCTTTGATCACTCGATCGTTCCTAATACTTAGACATTTAACAGACGAAAGCTGtaggtttttaaataataattcgcATCGGACTTACACAGATTCTTTCTATTTCTTTTCTCAAATGAAGATCACGTCCCCAAAGTCGAGGACA encodes:
- the LOC125718826 gene encoding uncharacterized protein LOC125718826 isoform X2, with translation MSSHAAAAISAMITSQVYPQMWRPAPRPARRGQNRSRQPKDRAIFSKGNTKAVASIQVLIGVGGLATVFFTYLLLHGIPAVFITISLVFSVMCIISGLVSAFARGNKLIIAAVVTSSLSAIMALASIVIDRLFVFCGLCSGIVLFLSSLNLIITVLSIVYGCKALCHADTQEPVASRQEGWRDGLSRRQDEKMLNTIILGPQAKNPATHQP
- the LOC125718826 gene encoding uncharacterized protein LOC125718826 isoform X1, producing the protein MCPMCPILPRSRMSSHAAAAISAMITSQVYPQMWRPAPRPARRGQNRSRQPKDRAIFSKGNTKAVASIQVLIGVGGLATVFFTYLLLHGIPAVFITISLVFSVMCIISGLVSAFARGNKLIIAAVVTSSLSAIMALASIVIDRLFVFCGLCSGIVLFLSSLNLIITVLSIVYGCKALCHADTQEPVASRQEGWRDGLSRRQDEKMLNTIILGPQAKNPATHQP